A genomic window from Enoplosus armatus isolate fEnoArm2 chromosome 20, fEnoArm2.hap1, whole genome shotgun sequence includes:
- the LOC139302868 gene encoding ATP-dependent RNA helicase DHX8-like isoform X1, translating into MADGGVDELSQLEYLSLVSKVCTELDNHLGISDKDLAEFVIDLAEKQPTFDGFKALLLQNGAEFTDSLIGNLLRLIQTMRPPSKASSTKAAEVLVKPKSEKDKLKEMFPALCRANDPAPKKLLDEDDVKVAADAMKELEMFMPSVSGTDTKSSKSRSEKTRRHSRSRSRSRERDRHRDRDRDRDRDREKDRKRRHRSRSRSRSRSRDRDRHRDRERDRDRGKRRDKSSRWTERSPSPKKDQDRDSDRWKDKHVDRPPPEEPSVGDIYNGKVTSIMQFGCFVQLEGLRKRWEGLVHISELRREGRVANVADVVSKGQRVKVKVLSFTGSKTSLSMKDVDQETGEDLNPNRRRNVGPDGGEEISMRNPDRPSNLNLGHAPELEQDDTLERKRLTKISDPEKWEIKQMIAANVLSKEEFPDFDDETGILPKVDDEEDEDLEIELVEEEPPFLRGHTKQSMDMSPVKIVKNPDGSLSQAAMMQSALAKERRELKQAAREAEMDSIPMGLNKHWVDPLPDADGRQIAANMRGIGMMPNDIPEWKKHAFGGNKASYGKKTQLSILEQRESLPIYKLKEQLIQAVHDNQILIVIGETGSGKTTQITQYLAEAGYTTRGKIGCTQPRRVAAMSVAKRVSEEYGCCLGQEVGYTIRFEDCTSPETVIKYMTDGMLLRECLIDSELGQYAIIMLDEAHERTIHTDVLFGLLKKTVQKRTDMKLIVTSATLDAVKFSQYFYEAPIFTIPGRTYPVEVLYTKEPETDYLDASLITVMQIHLTEPPGDILVFLTGQEEIDTACEILYERMKSLGPDVPELIILPVYSALPSEMQTRIFDPAPPGSRKVVIATNIAETSLTIDGIYYVVDPGFVKQKVYNSKTGIDQLVVTPISQAQAKQRAGRAGRTGPGKCYRLYTERAYRDEMLTTNVPEIQRTNLASTVLSLKAMGINDLLSFDFMDAPPMETLITAMEQLYTLGALDDEGLLTRLGRRMAEFPLEPMLCKMLIMSVHLGCSEEMLTIVSMLSVQNVFYRPKDKQALADQKKAKFHQPEGDHLTLLAVYNSWKNNKFSNPWCYENFIQARSLRRAQDIRKQMLGIMDRHKLDVVSCGKATVRVQKAICSGFFRNAAKKDPQEGYRTLIDQQVVYIHPSSALFNRQPEWVVYHELVLTTKEYMREVTTIDPRWLVEFSPAFFKVSDPTRLSKQKKQQRLEPLYNRYEEPNAWRISRAFRRR; encoded by the exons ATGGCAGACGGTGGAGTTGACGAGCTATCGCAGCTTGAATATTTGTCTTTGGTGTCTAAGGTCTGCACGGAGCTTGACAACCATCTGGGAATAAGTGACAAAGATTTAG CTGAATTTGTCATCGACCTTGCTGAAAAACAACCGACGTTTGATGGATTCAAAGCTCTTTTGCTTCAAAATGGAGCCGAATTCACA GATTCTCTCATCGGTAATTTGCTCAGGCTCATTCAGACTATGCGTCCTCCATCCAAAGCATCTTCGACTAAAG CCGCTGAGGTTTTGGTCAAGCCGAAGTCAGAAAAGGATAAGTTGAaggagatgtttcctgcactgTGTAGAGCAAATGATCCAGCACCAAAG AAGCTACtagatgaagatgatgtgaaAGTAGCAGCTGATGCCATGAAAGAGCTGGAGATGTTCATGCCCAGTGTCAGTGGGACAGACACCAAAAGCAGCAAGAGCAG GTCAGAAAAGACCAGACGCCACAGTCGAAGTcgcagcagaagcagagaacGAGACCGACACAGAGACCGGGACcgagacagggacagagatcGGGAGAAGGACAGGAAGAGACGGCATCGTTCTCGCTCCAGGTCCAGGTCTCGCTCCAGAGACCGTGATCgacacagagatagagagagagacagagatcgCGGCAAGAGAAGAGACAAATCTTCCCGCTGGACTGAGCGCTCACCTAGCCCCAAAAAAGACCAAGACAGAGACTCTGACCGCTGGAAGGACAAACATGTGGACCGCCCTCCACCGGAGGAGCCTTCTGTTGGTGACATCTACAACGGCAAAGTCACCAGTATCATGCAGTTTGGATGCTTTGTTCAGCTGGAGGGATTAAG GAAACGGTGGGAGGGTTTGGTCCACATTTCCGAGCTGCGTAGAGAGGGCCGTGTGGCCAACGTGGCCGATGTTGTCAGCAAAGGCCAAAGAGTCAAGGTCAAGGTGCTCTCATTCACTGGCTCTAAGACCAGCCTCAGCATGAAG GATGTGGACCAGGAGACGGGAGAAGACCTGAACCCCAACAGGAGGAGGAACGTAGGCCCAGACGGAGGGGAGGAGATCTCCATGAGGAACCCCGACCGGCCGAGCAACCTGAACCTGGGCCACGCCCCTGAGCTGGAGCAGGACGACACCCTGGAGCGCAAGAGGCTCACCAAAATTTCTGACCCAGAGAAGTGGGAGATCAAACAG ATGATTGCTGCCAACGTCTTGTCCAAAGAAGAGTTCCCTGACTTTGACGATGAGACAGGGATCCTTCCTAAAGTTGATGATGAAGAGG ATGAAGATTTGGAAATTGAGCTGGTTGAAGAGGAACCCCCATTCCTGAGGGGACACACCAAACAAAGCATGGATATGAGCCCTGTCAAGATTGTCAAG AATCCAGATGGTTCTCTATCTCAAGCGGCCATGATGCAGAGCGCTCTGGctaaagagagaagagagctgAAGCAGGCTGCacgagaggcagagatggactCCATCCCCATGGGGCTGAATAAACACTGGGTCGACCCTCTGCCAGACG CGGATGGTAGGCAGATTGCAGCCAACATGAGAGGCATTGGCATGATGCCCAATGACATCCCAGAGTGGAAGAAGCATGCTTTTGGAGGCAACAAGGCCTCCTATGGAAAGAAGACCCAGCTCTCCATcctggagcagagggagagccTGCCCATCTACAAGCTGAAGGAGCAGCTCATTCAG GCTGTTCATGACAACCAGATCCTGATTGTGATCGGAGAGACGGGGTCTGGTAAGACCACACAGATCACTCAATACCTGGCGGAGGCAGGTTACACCACCAGGGGGAAGATTGGCTGTACGCAACCCCGTCGTGTGGCCGCCATGTCAGTGGCCAAGAGAGTGTCTGAGGAGTATGGTTGCTGTCTAGGACAGGAG GTGGGTTACACTATCCGTTTTGAGGACTGCACCAGCCCTGAGACGGTGATCAAGTACATGACAGACGGTATGCTGTTGAGAGAGTGCCTGATAGACTCTGAATTGGGCCAGTACGCCATTATCATGTTGGACGAAGCTCACGAGAGGACAATCCACACTGATGTCCTCTTTGGTTTGCTGAAGAAG ACTGTACAGAAACGCACAGACATGAAGCTGATTGTAACATCGGCTACACTGGACGCTGTGAAGTTCTCTCAGTATTTCTATGAAGCGCCCATCTTCACCATCCCAGGAAGAACCTATCCAGTGGAGGTTCTCTACACCAAAGAACCTGAGACGGACTACCTGGATGCCAGTCTCATCACAGTCATGCAGATTCATCTGACCGAACCTCCAG GTGACATCCTGGTGTTTCTGACTGGACAGGAAGAGATCGACACCGCCTGTGAGATCCTGTATGAGCGAATGAAGTCACTGGGGCCTGATGTTCCTGAACTGATTATTCTGCCGGTTTATTCTGCCCTGCCCAGTGAGATGCAGACCAGGATCTTTGACCCTGCACCCCCGGGCAGCAGGAAG GTGGTCATTGCGACAAACATTGCAGAGACATCTCTGACCATCGATGGAATCTATTATGTAGTGGATCCTGGTTTTGTCAAGCAAAAAGTCTACAACTCTAAGACTGGCATTGACCAGCTGGTGGTGACTCCCATCTCACAG GCCCAGGCCAAGCAGAGGGCAGGTCGAGCCGGCAGAACGGGTCCAGGGAAGTGTTACAGACTCTACACCGAGAGAGCCTACAGAGACGAGATGCTAACGACCAACGTGCCTGAGATCCAGAGAACCAACTTGGCCAGCACTGTGCTGTCCCTGAAG GCCATGGGCATCAATGACCTCCTGTCTTTTGACTTCATGGACGCTCCTCCCATGGAGACTCTGATCACAGCCATGGAGCAGCTCTACACTCTGGGAGCGTTGGACGATGAGGGCTTACTCACACGGCTGGGAAGAAGG ATGGCTGAGTTCCCTCTGGAGCCCATGCTGTGTAAGATGTTGATCATGTCCGTCCATCTGGGCTGCAGTGAGGAGATGCTCACCATCGTGTCAATGCTGTCTGTGCAGAACGTCTTCTACAGGCCGAAG GACAAGCAGGCCTTGGCTGACCAAAAGAAGGCAAAGTTTCACCAACCCGAGGGTGATCACCTGACCTTGCTGGCGGTCTACAACTCCTGGAAGAACAACAAGTTCTCCAACCCCTGGTGTTATGAGAACTTCATCCAGGCTCGCTCCCTGCGCAGAGCCCAGGACATCCGCAAACAGATGCTGGGTATCATGGACAG aCATAAACTGGATGTGGTATCTTGTGGCAAAGCCACAGTACGGGTCCAGAAAGCCATCTGCAGTGGCTTCTTCAGGAATGCAGCCAAAAAGGATCCTCAAGAGGGCTACCGCACCCTTATAGACCAGCAAGTTGTATACATCCACCCCTCCAGCGCTCTGTTCAACCGCCAGCCTGAATG GGTTGTGTACCATGAGTTGGTGCTGACTACCAAGGAGTACATGCGGGAGGTGACCACCATCGACCCTCGCTGGCTGGTGGAGTTTTCACCTGCCTTCTTCAAAGTGTCCGACCCCACACGCCTCAGCAAGCAGAAGAAACAACAGCGCCTCGAGCCTCTGTACAACCGCTACGAGGAACCCAACGCTTGGAGAATCTCTCGTGCCTTCAGACGGCGTTGA
- the LOC139302868 gene encoding ATP-dependent RNA helicase DHX8-like isoform X2 — translation MADGGVDELSQLEYLSLVSKVCTELDNHLGISDKDLAEFVIDLAEKQPTFDGFKALLLQNGAEFTDSLIGNLLRLIQTMRPPSKASSTKAAEVLVKPKSEKDKLKEMFPALCRANDPAPKKLLDEDDVKVAADAMKELEMFMPSVSGTDTKSSKSRRHSRSRSRSRERDRHRDRDRDRDRDREKDRKRRHRSRSRSRSRSRDRDRHRDRERDRDRGKRRDKSSRWTERSPSPKKDQDRDSDRWKDKHVDRPPPEEPSVGDIYNGKVTSIMQFGCFVQLEGLRKRWEGLVHISELRREGRVANVADVVSKGQRVKVKVLSFTGSKTSLSMKDVDQETGEDLNPNRRRNVGPDGGEEISMRNPDRPSNLNLGHAPELEQDDTLERKRLTKISDPEKWEIKQMIAANVLSKEEFPDFDDETGILPKVDDEEDEDLEIELVEEEPPFLRGHTKQSMDMSPVKIVKNPDGSLSQAAMMQSALAKERRELKQAAREAEMDSIPMGLNKHWVDPLPDADGRQIAANMRGIGMMPNDIPEWKKHAFGGNKASYGKKTQLSILEQRESLPIYKLKEQLIQAVHDNQILIVIGETGSGKTTQITQYLAEAGYTTRGKIGCTQPRRVAAMSVAKRVSEEYGCCLGQEVGYTIRFEDCTSPETVIKYMTDGMLLRECLIDSELGQYAIIMLDEAHERTIHTDVLFGLLKKTVQKRTDMKLIVTSATLDAVKFSQYFYEAPIFTIPGRTYPVEVLYTKEPETDYLDASLITVMQIHLTEPPGDILVFLTGQEEIDTACEILYERMKSLGPDVPELIILPVYSALPSEMQTRIFDPAPPGSRKVVIATNIAETSLTIDGIYYVVDPGFVKQKVYNSKTGIDQLVVTPISQAQAKQRAGRAGRTGPGKCYRLYTERAYRDEMLTTNVPEIQRTNLASTVLSLKAMGINDLLSFDFMDAPPMETLITAMEQLYTLGALDDEGLLTRLGRRMAEFPLEPMLCKMLIMSVHLGCSEEMLTIVSMLSVQNVFYRPKDKQALADQKKAKFHQPEGDHLTLLAVYNSWKNNKFSNPWCYENFIQARSLRRAQDIRKQMLGIMDRHKLDVVSCGKATVRVQKAICSGFFRNAAKKDPQEGYRTLIDQQVVYIHPSSALFNRQPEWVVYHELVLTTKEYMREVTTIDPRWLVEFSPAFFKVSDPTRLSKQKKQQRLEPLYNRYEEPNAWRISRAFRRR, via the exons ATGGCAGACGGTGGAGTTGACGAGCTATCGCAGCTTGAATATTTGTCTTTGGTGTCTAAGGTCTGCACGGAGCTTGACAACCATCTGGGAATAAGTGACAAAGATTTAG CTGAATTTGTCATCGACCTTGCTGAAAAACAACCGACGTTTGATGGATTCAAAGCTCTTTTGCTTCAAAATGGAGCCGAATTCACA GATTCTCTCATCGGTAATTTGCTCAGGCTCATTCAGACTATGCGTCCTCCATCCAAAGCATCTTCGACTAAAG CCGCTGAGGTTTTGGTCAAGCCGAAGTCAGAAAAGGATAAGTTGAaggagatgtttcctgcactgTGTAGAGCAAATGATCCAGCACCAAAG AAGCTACtagatgaagatgatgtgaaAGTAGCAGCTGATGCCATGAAAGAGCTGGAGATGTTCATGCCCAGTGTCAGTGGGACAGACACCAAAAGCAGCAAGAGCAG ACGCCACAGTCGAAGTcgcagcagaagcagagaacGAGACCGACACAGAGACCGGGACcgagacagggacagagatcGGGAGAAGGACAGGAAGAGACGGCATCGTTCTCGCTCCAGGTCCAGGTCTCGCTCCAGAGACCGTGATCgacacagagatagagagagagacagagatcgCGGCAAGAGAAGAGACAAATCTTCCCGCTGGACTGAGCGCTCACCTAGCCCCAAAAAAGACCAAGACAGAGACTCTGACCGCTGGAAGGACAAACATGTGGACCGCCCTCCACCGGAGGAGCCTTCTGTTGGTGACATCTACAACGGCAAAGTCACCAGTATCATGCAGTTTGGATGCTTTGTTCAGCTGGAGGGATTAAG GAAACGGTGGGAGGGTTTGGTCCACATTTCCGAGCTGCGTAGAGAGGGCCGTGTGGCCAACGTGGCCGATGTTGTCAGCAAAGGCCAAAGAGTCAAGGTCAAGGTGCTCTCATTCACTGGCTCTAAGACCAGCCTCAGCATGAAG GATGTGGACCAGGAGACGGGAGAAGACCTGAACCCCAACAGGAGGAGGAACGTAGGCCCAGACGGAGGGGAGGAGATCTCCATGAGGAACCCCGACCGGCCGAGCAACCTGAACCTGGGCCACGCCCCTGAGCTGGAGCAGGACGACACCCTGGAGCGCAAGAGGCTCACCAAAATTTCTGACCCAGAGAAGTGGGAGATCAAACAG ATGATTGCTGCCAACGTCTTGTCCAAAGAAGAGTTCCCTGACTTTGACGATGAGACAGGGATCCTTCCTAAAGTTGATGATGAAGAGG ATGAAGATTTGGAAATTGAGCTGGTTGAAGAGGAACCCCCATTCCTGAGGGGACACACCAAACAAAGCATGGATATGAGCCCTGTCAAGATTGTCAAG AATCCAGATGGTTCTCTATCTCAAGCGGCCATGATGCAGAGCGCTCTGGctaaagagagaagagagctgAAGCAGGCTGCacgagaggcagagatggactCCATCCCCATGGGGCTGAATAAACACTGGGTCGACCCTCTGCCAGACG CGGATGGTAGGCAGATTGCAGCCAACATGAGAGGCATTGGCATGATGCCCAATGACATCCCAGAGTGGAAGAAGCATGCTTTTGGAGGCAACAAGGCCTCCTATGGAAAGAAGACCCAGCTCTCCATcctggagcagagggagagccTGCCCATCTACAAGCTGAAGGAGCAGCTCATTCAG GCTGTTCATGACAACCAGATCCTGATTGTGATCGGAGAGACGGGGTCTGGTAAGACCACACAGATCACTCAATACCTGGCGGAGGCAGGTTACACCACCAGGGGGAAGATTGGCTGTACGCAACCCCGTCGTGTGGCCGCCATGTCAGTGGCCAAGAGAGTGTCTGAGGAGTATGGTTGCTGTCTAGGACAGGAG GTGGGTTACACTATCCGTTTTGAGGACTGCACCAGCCCTGAGACGGTGATCAAGTACATGACAGACGGTATGCTGTTGAGAGAGTGCCTGATAGACTCTGAATTGGGCCAGTACGCCATTATCATGTTGGACGAAGCTCACGAGAGGACAATCCACACTGATGTCCTCTTTGGTTTGCTGAAGAAG ACTGTACAGAAACGCACAGACATGAAGCTGATTGTAACATCGGCTACACTGGACGCTGTGAAGTTCTCTCAGTATTTCTATGAAGCGCCCATCTTCACCATCCCAGGAAGAACCTATCCAGTGGAGGTTCTCTACACCAAAGAACCTGAGACGGACTACCTGGATGCCAGTCTCATCACAGTCATGCAGATTCATCTGACCGAACCTCCAG GTGACATCCTGGTGTTTCTGACTGGACAGGAAGAGATCGACACCGCCTGTGAGATCCTGTATGAGCGAATGAAGTCACTGGGGCCTGATGTTCCTGAACTGATTATTCTGCCGGTTTATTCTGCCCTGCCCAGTGAGATGCAGACCAGGATCTTTGACCCTGCACCCCCGGGCAGCAGGAAG GTGGTCATTGCGACAAACATTGCAGAGACATCTCTGACCATCGATGGAATCTATTATGTAGTGGATCCTGGTTTTGTCAAGCAAAAAGTCTACAACTCTAAGACTGGCATTGACCAGCTGGTGGTGACTCCCATCTCACAG GCCCAGGCCAAGCAGAGGGCAGGTCGAGCCGGCAGAACGGGTCCAGGGAAGTGTTACAGACTCTACACCGAGAGAGCCTACAGAGACGAGATGCTAACGACCAACGTGCCTGAGATCCAGAGAACCAACTTGGCCAGCACTGTGCTGTCCCTGAAG GCCATGGGCATCAATGACCTCCTGTCTTTTGACTTCATGGACGCTCCTCCCATGGAGACTCTGATCACAGCCATGGAGCAGCTCTACACTCTGGGAGCGTTGGACGATGAGGGCTTACTCACACGGCTGGGAAGAAGG ATGGCTGAGTTCCCTCTGGAGCCCATGCTGTGTAAGATGTTGATCATGTCCGTCCATCTGGGCTGCAGTGAGGAGATGCTCACCATCGTGTCAATGCTGTCTGTGCAGAACGTCTTCTACAGGCCGAAG GACAAGCAGGCCTTGGCTGACCAAAAGAAGGCAAAGTTTCACCAACCCGAGGGTGATCACCTGACCTTGCTGGCGGTCTACAACTCCTGGAAGAACAACAAGTTCTCCAACCCCTGGTGTTATGAGAACTTCATCCAGGCTCGCTCCCTGCGCAGAGCCCAGGACATCCGCAAACAGATGCTGGGTATCATGGACAG aCATAAACTGGATGTGGTATCTTGTGGCAAAGCCACAGTACGGGTCCAGAAAGCCATCTGCAGTGGCTTCTTCAGGAATGCAGCCAAAAAGGATCCTCAAGAGGGCTACCGCACCCTTATAGACCAGCAAGTTGTATACATCCACCCCTCCAGCGCTCTGTTCAACCGCCAGCCTGAATG GGTTGTGTACCATGAGTTGGTGCTGACTACCAAGGAGTACATGCGGGAGGTGACCACCATCGACCCTCGCTGGCTGGTGGAGTTTTCACCTGCCTTCTTCAAAGTGTCCGACCCCACACGCCTCAGCAAGCAGAAGAAACAACAGCGCCTCGAGCCTCTGTACAACCGCTACGAGGAACCCAACGCTTGGAGAATCTCTCGTGCCTTCAGACGGCGTTGA
- the LOC139302868 gene encoding ATP-dependent RNA helicase DHX8-like isoform X3, translating into MADGGVDELSQLEYLSLVSKVCTELDNHLGISDKDLAEFVIDLAEKQPTFDGFKALLLQNGAEFTDSLIGNLLRLIQTMRPPSKASSTKAAEVLVKPKSEKDKLKEMFPALCRANDPAPKKLLDEDDVKVAADAMKELEMFMPSVSGTDTKKKTRRHSRSRSRSRERDRHRDRDRDRDRDREKDRKRRHRSRSRSRSRSRDRDRHRDRERDRDRGKRRDKSSRWTERSPSPKKDQDRDSDRWKDKHVDRPPPEEPSVGDIYNGKVTSIMQFGCFVQLEGLRKRWEGLVHISELRREGRVANVADVVSKGQRVKVKVLSFTGSKTSLSMKDVDQETGEDLNPNRRRNVGPDGGEEISMRNPDRPSNLNLGHAPELEQDDTLERKRLTKISDPEKWEIKQMIAANVLSKEEFPDFDDETGILPKVDDEEDEDLEIELVEEEPPFLRGHTKQSMDMSPVKIVKNPDGSLSQAAMMQSALAKERRELKQAAREAEMDSIPMGLNKHWVDPLPDADGRQIAANMRGIGMMPNDIPEWKKHAFGGNKASYGKKTQLSILEQRESLPIYKLKEQLIQAVHDNQILIVIGETGSGKTTQITQYLAEAGYTTRGKIGCTQPRRVAAMSVAKRVSEEYGCCLGQEVGYTIRFEDCTSPETVIKYMTDGMLLRECLIDSELGQYAIIMLDEAHERTIHTDVLFGLLKKTVQKRTDMKLIVTSATLDAVKFSQYFYEAPIFTIPGRTYPVEVLYTKEPETDYLDASLITVMQIHLTEPPGDILVFLTGQEEIDTACEILYERMKSLGPDVPELIILPVYSALPSEMQTRIFDPAPPGSRKVVIATNIAETSLTIDGIYYVVDPGFVKQKVYNSKTGIDQLVVTPISQAQAKQRAGRAGRTGPGKCYRLYTERAYRDEMLTTNVPEIQRTNLASTVLSLKAMGINDLLSFDFMDAPPMETLITAMEQLYTLGALDDEGLLTRLGRRMAEFPLEPMLCKMLIMSVHLGCSEEMLTIVSMLSVQNVFYRPKDKQALADQKKAKFHQPEGDHLTLLAVYNSWKNNKFSNPWCYENFIQARSLRRAQDIRKQMLGIMDRHKLDVVSCGKATVRVQKAICSGFFRNAAKKDPQEGYRTLIDQQVVYIHPSSALFNRQPEWVVYHELVLTTKEYMREVTTIDPRWLVEFSPAFFKVSDPTRLSKQKKQQRLEPLYNRYEEPNAWRISRAFRRR; encoded by the exons ATGGCAGACGGTGGAGTTGACGAGCTATCGCAGCTTGAATATTTGTCTTTGGTGTCTAAGGTCTGCACGGAGCTTGACAACCATCTGGGAATAAGTGACAAAGATTTAG CTGAATTTGTCATCGACCTTGCTGAAAAACAACCGACGTTTGATGGATTCAAAGCTCTTTTGCTTCAAAATGGAGCCGAATTCACA GATTCTCTCATCGGTAATTTGCTCAGGCTCATTCAGACTATGCGTCCTCCATCCAAAGCATCTTCGACTAAAG CCGCTGAGGTTTTGGTCAAGCCGAAGTCAGAAAAGGATAAGTTGAaggagatgtttcctgcactgTGTAGAGCAAATGATCCAGCACCAAAG AAGCTACtagatgaagatgatgtgaaAGTAGCAGCTGATGCCATGAAAGAGCTGGAGATGTTCATGCCCAGTGTCAGTGGGACAGACACCAAAA AAAAGACCAGACGCCACAGTCGAAGTcgcagcagaagcagagaacGAGACCGACACAGAGACCGGGACcgagacagggacagagatcGGGAGAAGGACAGGAAGAGACGGCATCGTTCTCGCTCCAGGTCCAGGTCTCGCTCCAGAGACCGTGATCgacacagagatagagagagagacagagatcgCGGCAAGAGAAGAGACAAATCTTCCCGCTGGACTGAGCGCTCACCTAGCCCCAAAAAAGACCAAGACAGAGACTCTGACCGCTGGAAGGACAAACATGTGGACCGCCCTCCACCGGAGGAGCCTTCTGTTGGTGACATCTACAACGGCAAAGTCACCAGTATCATGCAGTTTGGATGCTTTGTTCAGCTGGAGGGATTAAG GAAACGGTGGGAGGGTTTGGTCCACATTTCCGAGCTGCGTAGAGAGGGCCGTGTGGCCAACGTGGCCGATGTTGTCAGCAAAGGCCAAAGAGTCAAGGTCAAGGTGCTCTCATTCACTGGCTCTAAGACCAGCCTCAGCATGAAG GATGTGGACCAGGAGACGGGAGAAGACCTGAACCCCAACAGGAGGAGGAACGTAGGCCCAGACGGAGGGGAGGAGATCTCCATGAGGAACCCCGACCGGCCGAGCAACCTGAACCTGGGCCACGCCCCTGAGCTGGAGCAGGACGACACCCTGGAGCGCAAGAGGCTCACCAAAATTTCTGACCCAGAGAAGTGGGAGATCAAACAG ATGATTGCTGCCAACGTCTTGTCCAAAGAAGAGTTCCCTGACTTTGACGATGAGACAGGGATCCTTCCTAAAGTTGATGATGAAGAGG ATGAAGATTTGGAAATTGAGCTGGTTGAAGAGGAACCCCCATTCCTGAGGGGACACACCAAACAAAGCATGGATATGAGCCCTGTCAAGATTGTCAAG AATCCAGATGGTTCTCTATCTCAAGCGGCCATGATGCAGAGCGCTCTGGctaaagagagaagagagctgAAGCAGGCTGCacgagaggcagagatggactCCATCCCCATGGGGCTGAATAAACACTGGGTCGACCCTCTGCCAGACG CGGATGGTAGGCAGATTGCAGCCAACATGAGAGGCATTGGCATGATGCCCAATGACATCCCAGAGTGGAAGAAGCATGCTTTTGGAGGCAACAAGGCCTCCTATGGAAAGAAGACCCAGCTCTCCATcctggagcagagggagagccTGCCCATCTACAAGCTGAAGGAGCAGCTCATTCAG GCTGTTCATGACAACCAGATCCTGATTGTGATCGGAGAGACGGGGTCTGGTAAGACCACACAGATCACTCAATACCTGGCGGAGGCAGGTTACACCACCAGGGGGAAGATTGGCTGTACGCAACCCCGTCGTGTGGCCGCCATGTCAGTGGCCAAGAGAGTGTCTGAGGAGTATGGTTGCTGTCTAGGACAGGAG GTGGGTTACACTATCCGTTTTGAGGACTGCACCAGCCCTGAGACGGTGATCAAGTACATGACAGACGGTATGCTGTTGAGAGAGTGCCTGATAGACTCTGAATTGGGCCAGTACGCCATTATCATGTTGGACGAAGCTCACGAGAGGACAATCCACACTGATGTCCTCTTTGGTTTGCTGAAGAAG ACTGTACAGAAACGCACAGACATGAAGCTGATTGTAACATCGGCTACACTGGACGCTGTGAAGTTCTCTCAGTATTTCTATGAAGCGCCCATCTTCACCATCCCAGGAAGAACCTATCCAGTGGAGGTTCTCTACACCAAAGAACCTGAGACGGACTACCTGGATGCCAGTCTCATCACAGTCATGCAGATTCATCTGACCGAACCTCCAG GTGACATCCTGGTGTTTCTGACTGGACAGGAAGAGATCGACACCGCCTGTGAGATCCTGTATGAGCGAATGAAGTCACTGGGGCCTGATGTTCCTGAACTGATTATTCTGCCGGTTTATTCTGCCCTGCCCAGTGAGATGCAGACCAGGATCTTTGACCCTGCACCCCCGGGCAGCAGGAAG GTGGTCATTGCGACAAACATTGCAGAGACATCTCTGACCATCGATGGAATCTATTATGTAGTGGATCCTGGTTTTGTCAAGCAAAAAGTCTACAACTCTAAGACTGGCATTGACCAGCTGGTGGTGACTCCCATCTCACAG GCCCAGGCCAAGCAGAGGGCAGGTCGAGCCGGCAGAACGGGTCCAGGGAAGTGTTACAGACTCTACACCGAGAGAGCCTACAGAGACGAGATGCTAACGACCAACGTGCCTGAGATCCAGAGAACCAACTTGGCCAGCACTGTGCTGTCCCTGAAG GCCATGGGCATCAATGACCTCCTGTCTTTTGACTTCATGGACGCTCCTCCCATGGAGACTCTGATCACAGCCATGGAGCAGCTCTACACTCTGGGAGCGTTGGACGATGAGGGCTTACTCACACGGCTGGGAAGAAGG ATGGCTGAGTTCCCTCTGGAGCCCATGCTGTGTAAGATGTTGATCATGTCCGTCCATCTGGGCTGCAGTGAGGAGATGCTCACCATCGTGTCAATGCTGTCTGTGCAGAACGTCTTCTACAGGCCGAAG GACAAGCAGGCCTTGGCTGACCAAAAGAAGGCAAAGTTTCACCAACCCGAGGGTGATCACCTGACCTTGCTGGCGGTCTACAACTCCTGGAAGAACAACAAGTTCTCCAACCCCTGGTGTTATGAGAACTTCATCCAGGCTCGCTCCCTGCGCAGAGCCCAGGACATCCGCAAACAGATGCTGGGTATCATGGACAG aCATAAACTGGATGTGGTATCTTGTGGCAAAGCCACAGTACGGGTCCAGAAAGCCATCTGCAGTGGCTTCTTCAGGAATGCAGCCAAAAAGGATCCTCAAGAGGGCTACCGCACCCTTATAGACCAGCAAGTTGTATACATCCACCCCTCCAGCGCTCTGTTCAACCGCCAGCCTGAATG GGTTGTGTACCATGAGTTGGTGCTGACTACCAAGGAGTACATGCGGGAGGTGACCACCATCGACCCTCGCTGGCTGGTGGAGTTTTCACCTGCCTTCTTCAAAGTGTCCGACCCCACACGCCTCAGCAAGCAGAAGAAACAACAGCGCCTCGAGCCTCTGTACAACCGCTACGAGGAACCCAACGCTTGGAGAATCTCTCGTGCCTTCAGACGGCGTTGA